A stretch of the Vidua chalybeata isolate OUT-0048 chromosome Z, bVidCha1 merged haplotype, whole genome shotgun sequence genome encodes the following:
- the ST8SIA3 gene encoding sia-alpha-2,3-Gal-beta-1,4-GlcNAc-R:alpha 2,8-sialyltransferase isoform X2 produces MRSCKMVRVASVLGLVMLSVALLILSLISYVSLKKDNIFGAPRAAGAAGPRMYMFHAGFRSQFALKFLDPSFIPITNSLGQELQDKPSKWVFNRSAFAHQRQEILQHVDVIKNFSLTKSSVRIGQLMHYDYSSHKYVFSISNNFKSLLPDVSPIQNKHYNICAVVGNSGILTGSQCGQEIDKSDFVFRCNFAPTEAFQKDVGRKTNLTTFNPSILEKYYNNLLTIQDRNNFFLSLKKLDGAILWIPAFFFHTSATVTRTLVDFFVEHRGQLKVQLAWPGNIMQHVNRYWRNKHLSPKRLSTAGRCRGRWRKPLGIAAHRHTQVPQCGS; encoded by the exons ATGCGGAGCTGCAAGATGGTGCGGGTGGCCAGCGTGCTGGGGCTCGTCATGCTCAGCGTGGCGCTGCTCATCCTGTCCCTCATCAGCTACGTCTCGCTCAAGAAGGACAACATCTTCGGggcgccccgcgccgccggcgccgccggACCCCGCATGTACATGTTCCACGCGGGATTCCG GTCTCAGTTTGCACTGAAGTTCCTGGACCCCTCGTTCATCCCCATCACCAACTCCCTGGGCCAAGAGCTGCAGGACAAGCCCTCCAAGTGGGTCTTCAACCGGAGCGCCTTTGCCCACCAGAG GCAAGAAATCCTTCAGCATGTTGACGTCATCAAAAACTTTTCTCTGACCAAGAGCAGCGTTCGGATCGGGCAGCTGATGCACTATGATTATTCCAGCCATAAGTATGTTTTCTCCATCAGCAATAACTTCAAGTCTCTGCTTCCTGACGTGTCTCCCATCCAGAACAAGCACTACAATATCTGCGCCGTGGTCGGCAACAGCGGGATCCTGACCGGGAGCCAGTGTGGGCAGGAAATTGATAAATCGGATTTTGTCTTTCGGTGCAATTTTGCTCCAACCGAGGCTTTCCAGAAAGATGTTGGAAGGAAAACCAACCTTACCACCTTCAACCCCAGCATCCTGGAGAAGTATTACAACAACCTTTTGACCATTCAGGATCGCAACAACTTCTTTTTAAGTTTGAAAAAGCTCGATGGGGCCATTCTTTGGATCCCTGCCTTTTTCTTCCACACATCAGCAACAGTCACGAGAACACTGGTTGACTTCTTTGTGGAGCACAGAGGGCAGCTAAAGGTCCAGCTGGCTTGGCCAGGAAATATCATGCAGCACGTTAACAG GTACTGGAGGAACAAGCACCTGTCCCCGAAGCGGCTGAGCACAG CTGGGCGTTGCCGTGGCCGATGGAGGAAGCCACTCGGAATTGCAGCGCATCGTCACACGCAAGTTCCTCAGTGTGGATCCTGA
- the ST8SIA3 gene encoding sia-alpha-2,3-Gal-beta-1,4-GlcNAc-R:alpha 2,8-sialyltransferase isoform X1, which produces MRSCKMVRVASVLGLVMLSVALLILSLISYVSLKKDNIFGAPRAAGAAGPRMYMFHAGFRSQFALKFLDPSFIPITNSLGQELQDKPSKWVFNRSAFAHQRQEILQHVDVIKNFSLTKSSVRIGQLMHYDYSSHKYVFSISNNFKSLLPDVSPIQNKHYNICAVVGNSGILTGSQCGQEIDKSDFVFRCNFAPTEAFQKDVGRKTNLTTFNPSILEKYYNNLLTIQDRNNFFLSLKKLDGAILWIPAFFFHTSATVTRTLVDFFVEHRGQLKVQLAWPGNIMQHVNRYWRNKHLSPKRLSTGILMYTLASAICDEIHLYGFWPFAFDPNTREDLPYHYYDKKGTKFTTKWQESHQLPAEFQLLYRMHGEGLAKLTLSHCA; this is translated from the exons ATGCGGAGCTGCAAGATGGTGCGGGTGGCCAGCGTGCTGGGGCTCGTCATGCTCAGCGTGGCGCTGCTCATCCTGTCCCTCATCAGCTACGTCTCGCTCAAGAAGGACAACATCTTCGGggcgccccgcgccgccggcgccgccggACCCCGCATGTACATGTTCCACGCGGGATTCCG GTCTCAGTTTGCACTGAAGTTCCTGGACCCCTCGTTCATCCCCATCACCAACTCCCTGGGCCAAGAGCTGCAGGACAAGCCCTCCAAGTGGGTCTTCAACCGGAGCGCCTTTGCCCACCAGAG GCAAGAAATCCTTCAGCATGTTGACGTCATCAAAAACTTTTCTCTGACCAAGAGCAGCGTTCGGATCGGGCAGCTGATGCACTATGATTATTCCAGCCATAAGTATGTTTTCTCCATCAGCAATAACTTCAAGTCTCTGCTTCCTGACGTGTCTCCCATCCAGAACAAGCACTACAATATCTGCGCCGTGGTCGGCAACAGCGGGATCCTGACCGGGAGCCAGTGTGGGCAGGAAATTGATAAATCGGATTTTGTCTTTCGGTGCAATTTTGCTCCAACCGAGGCTTTCCAGAAAGATGTTGGAAGGAAAACCAACCTTACCACCTTCAACCCCAGCATCCTGGAGAAGTATTACAACAACCTTTTGACCATTCAGGATCGCAACAACTTCTTTTTAAGTTTGAAAAAGCTCGATGGGGCCATTCTTTGGATCCCTGCCTTTTTCTTCCACACATCAGCAACAGTCACGAGAACACTGGTTGACTTCTTTGTGGAGCACAGAGGGCAGCTAAAGGTCCAGCTGGCTTGGCCAGGAAATATCATGCAGCACGTTAACAG GTACTGGAGGAACAAGCACCTGTCCCCGAAGCGGCTGAGCACAGGTATCCTCATGTACACCCTGGCTTCGGCCATATGTGACGAGATCCACCTGTACGGCTTCTGGCCCTTCGCCTTCGACCCCAACACGCGGGAGGACCTCCCGTACCACTACTATGACAAGAAGGGAACCAAGTTCACCACCAAGTGGCAGGAGTCCcaccagctgcctgcagagttCCAGCTGCTCTACAGGATGCATGGTGAAGGACTGGCCAAACTCACCTTGTCGCATTGTGCCTAA